A DNA window from Desulfofalx alkaliphila DSM 12257 contains the following coding sequences:
- the sat gene encoding sulfate adenylyltransferase has translation MALVAPHGGKLTPVLAPAEQRAELEAKAKTLPVIRMSSRETSDCLMIGMGAFSPLTGFMNKEDYESVVNTKHLANGLAWPIPITLSVTKEQANDLAIGQEVALVDDETDIYVGIVTVEDKYEYDKTKECKEVFFTDDAEHAGVQKVMAQGEVNIGGSLVTFSELGYDEKYAGYYAHPHETRALFESKGWKTVAAFQTRNPLHRSHEFLCKIGNEVCDGLFIHPIVGKLKAGDIPAEVRFKCYQAHLENYFNPATVAMRVYPMEMRYAGPSEALLHAIFRQNFGCSHILIGRDHAGVGSYYTPYQAQEIFDLFKPGEILCQPIKVTAAYYCKKCMGMATEKSCPHGPEDRIAISGTKVRAMFAAGELPPLEFGRKEVLEILTQYYQSLEK, from the coding sequence ATGGCATTAGTTGCACCTCATGGCGGAAAGCTGACCCCGGTTTTAGCTCCGGCAGAACAGCGCGCCGAATTGGAAGCCAAGGCTAAAACACTACCGGTTATACGTATGAGCTCTCGGGAAACATCCGACTGCTTGATGATTGGTATGGGAGCATTCAGCCCGCTGACTGGCTTCATGAACAAGGAAGACTATGAGTCAGTTGTTAACACCAAGCACCTGGCAAACGGATTGGCCTGGCCCATCCCCATTACCCTATCAGTAACTAAGGAACAAGCCAATGATTTGGCCATTGGTCAGGAAGTTGCACTGGTTGACGATGAAACCGACATCTACGTTGGTATTGTAACCGTTGAAGACAAATATGAGTACGACAAAACCAAAGAATGTAAAGAAGTATTCTTTACAGACGATGCTGAGCACGCCGGTGTTCAGAAGGTTATGGCACAGGGTGAGGTAAACATCGGTGGTTCACTGGTGACCTTTAGTGAACTGGGCTATGACGAAAAGTATGCCGGCTACTATGCCCATCCCCATGAAACCCGTGCTCTGTTTGAGTCAAAAGGTTGGAAAACTGTTGCTGCCTTCCAAACCCGTAACCCACTGCACCGCTCACACGAATTCTTGTGCAAAATCGGTAACGAGGTATGCGACGGTTTATTCATACACCCAATCGTTGGTAAGTTAAAGGCCGGGGATATCCCTGCAGAAGTGCGCTTCAAGTGCTACCAAGCACACTTGGAAAACTACTTTAACCCAGCTACCGTGGCCATGAGAGTATATCCCATGGAAATGCGTTATGCCGGTCCCAGTGAGGCATTACTCCATGCTATTTTCCGTCAAAACTTTGGCTGCAGCCATATCCTAATTGGCCGTGACCATGCCGGCGTTGGTAGCTACTACACTCCTTATCAAGCTCAAGAAATCTTTGATTTATTTAAGCCTGGCGAAATTCTTTGTCAGCCCATTAAAGTTACCGCTGCTTACTACTGTAAGAAGTGTATGGGTATGGCTACAGAAAAGTCTTGCCCGCACGGTCCGGAAGATCGCATCGCTATCAGTGGTACCAAGGTGCGTGCAATGTTTGCTGCCGGCGAACTGCCACCCTTAGAGTTCGGCCGTAAGGAAGTTCTTGAAATTCTTACCCAATACTACCAGAGTTTGGAGAAGTAA
- the aprB gene encoding adenylyl-sulfate reductase subunit beta has protein sequence MPSFVIQEKCDGCKGQDKTACMYICPNDLMVLDREKMKAYNRDVSMCWECYCCVKICPQQAIDVRGYADFVPMGASCVPLRSSDSIMWTVKFRNGMMKRFKFPIRTTEEGKAEPAGGYPADQNDLNDETLFTEPASLGLDAVPTLK, from the coding sequence ATGCCTAGTTTTGTAATCCAAGAGAAGTGCGATGGCTGCAAGGGGCAGGATAAAACTGCTTGCATGTACATCTGCCCAAACGACTTAATGGTGCTTGACAGAGAAAAAATGAAAGCTTACAACCGTGATGTTTCAATGTGTTGGGAATGCTACTGCTGTGTAAAGATTTGCCCGCAGCAAGCTATTGACGTTCGTGGCTACGCTGACTTTGTTCCGATGGGTGCCAGCTGTGTACCTTTGAGAAGTTCCGACAGTATTATGTGGACTGTTAAGTTCCGTAACGGAATGATGAAGCGCTTCAAGTTCCCCATCAGAACCACTGAAGAAGGTAAAGCTGAGCCTGCCGGTGGATATCCAGCAGATCAAAATGACTTAAACGACGAAACTCTGTTTACAGAGCCTGCTTCCTTAGGCTTGGATGCAGTTCCTACTTTAAAGTAA
- the aprA gene encoding adenylyl-sulfate reductase subunit alpha, with protein MPVNFETVEVTTDILLLGGGMAACGAAVEAAYWAQKHGLKVTLVDKAAIDRSGAVAMGLSAINQYLGLAKGENTVEDYVHYVKNDLMGIARDDLVYNIARHVDSSVHLFEKWGLPIWKNDEGNYVRGGRWQIMLNGESYKVIVAEAAKNALGVDNIYERVYIVDPIMDGDRIAGAIGFSTREEKIYVFKAKAVLAAMGGAVGVFKPRSTGEGLGRSWYPPFSSGSSAYFTMVAGAEMTCQEVRFIPVRFKDAYGPVGAWFLLFKSKATNGFGEEYMVTRRSELENWGPYGKVKPIPANLRNYLGMLDVNDGKGPLYMQTAEAIANLAKDYKDDPKAFKKKMKQLESEAWEDFLDMTVSQAILWAACNIAPEEKASEIAAAEPYFIGSHSGGSGAWVSGPEDIAPAEYKWGYANMTTVKGLFAAGDASGASSHKFSSGSHAEGRIAAKAMVKFCVENPEMPNVDPAKVEELKAKILKPMVLFEEKSGFTTDPDVNPEYIVPKQYMFRLQKLMDEYVGGCSANFSTSKTLLEKGLEYLLMLKEDSEKLVARDLNELMRAWENIHRTLQAESHIRSVLFREETRFPGYYFRADLPKLDEENWLCFVNCKYDAEKGEFEVFKRDIIRLLD; from the coding sequence ATGCCGGTTAACTTTGAAACTGTAGAAGTTACAACTGATATTCTTCTTCTCGGCGGCGGTATGGCTGCATGTGGTGCTGCTGTAGAGGCTGCTTATTGGGCACAAAAGCATGGGTTAAAAGTAACCCTGGTTGATAAAGCTGCTATTGATCGTTCTGGTGCTGTTGCCATGGGTCTGTCTGCTATTAACCAGTATCTGGGCCTGGCAAAGGGCGAGAACACTGTAGAAGATTACGTTCACTATGTTAAGAACGACTTAATGGGTATTGCACGTGATGACTTGGTTTACAACATTGCCCGTCACGTTGACTCTTCCGTTCACCTGTTCGAAAAGTGGGGTCTCCCCATCTGGAAGAACGACGAAGGTAACTACGTGCGCGGTGGCCGTTGGCAAATCATGTTAAACGGTGAATCCTACAAGGTAATCGTAGCTGAAGCTGCTAAGAACGCCCTTGGTGTAGACAACATCTATGAGCGTGTTTACATTGTAGACCCCATCATGGACGGCGACAGAATTGCCGGTGCCATTGGCTTCAGTACCCGTGAAGAAAAAATTTATGTATTCAAAGCTAAAGCTGTATTGGCTGCCATGGGCGGTGCCGTTGGCGTATTTAAGCCTCGCTCCACCGGTGAAGGTTTAGGCCGTTCCTGGTACCCACCATTCAGCTCTGGTTCATCCGCATACTTTACCATGGTTGCCGGTGCTGAAATGACTTGTCAAGAAGTTCGTTTCATTCCGGTGCGCTTTAAAGACGCCTATGGCCCTGTTGGCGCCTGGTTCTTGCTCTTTAAATCCAAAGCAACCAACGGATTTGGCGAAGAGTACATGGTAACCCGTCGCAGTGAGTTAGAAAACTGGGGACCATATGGTAAGGTTAAGCCAATTCCTGCTAACTTACGTAACTACCTCGGCATGCTGGATGTAAACGACGGTAAAGGACCTCTATACATGCAGACTGCTGAAGCTATTGCTAACTTAGCTAAAGACTATAAAGACGATCCTAAGGCCTTCAAGAAGAAGATGAAGCAATTAGAAAGCGAAGCTTGGGAAGACTTCCTCGACATGACTGTATCACAGGCTATTCTGTGGGCAGCTTGCAACATTGCTCCGGAAGAAAAAGCTTCTGAAATTGCTGCTGCTGAGCCTTACTTCATCGGTTCACACTCCGGTGGATCAGGTGCTTGGGTAAGCGGTCCGGAAGACATTGCTCCTGCAGAGTACAAGTGGGGCTATGCTAACATGACCACCGTTAAGGGTCTGTTTGCAGCCGGTGACGCTTCCGGTGCATCCAGCCACAAATTCTCCTCCGGCTCACACGCTGAAGGACGTATTGCTGCTAAGGCTATGGTTAAGTTCTGCGTTGAAAACCCAGAAATGCCGAACGTTGACCCAGCCAAGGTAGAAGAACTGAAGGCTAAGATTCTCAAGCCCATGGTTCTCTTTGAAGAGAAGAGCGGCTTCACCACTGACCCAGATGTGAACCCTGAGTACATTGTGCCGAAGCAATACATGTTCCGTCTGCAAAAGCTGATGGACGAGTATGTGGGCGGTTGCTCAGCTAACTTCTCCACCAGTAAGACCTTACTGGAAAAGGGTCTTGAGTATCTGTTGATGCTGAAAGAAGACTCTGAAAAACTGGTAGCCCGCGATCTCAACGAACTGATGAGAGCATGGGAAAACATCCACAGAACACTACAGGCTGAATCACACATTCGCAGTGTACTGTTCCGTGAAGAGACCCGTTTCCCAGGCTACTACTTCCGTGCTGACTTACCGAAACTGGACGAAGAAAACTGGCTGTGCTTTGTAAACTGTAAGTACGACGCAGAAAAAGGTGAATTTGAAGTATTCAAGCGCGACATCATCAGACTGCTCGACTAA
- a CDS encoding CoB--CoM heterodisulfide reductase iron-sulfur subunit A family protein: MENKTILVVGGGISGITAATEAAEAGCEVFLVEKNSYLGGKVSQINQYFPKMCPPNCGLEINFQRIKKNPRIKVLTLAEVESISGSEGNFDVNIKLNPRFVNGNCTGCNKCTEVCPVERANDFNFGLDKTKAIYLAHPFAFPMKYVIDAKACEGASCGKCVEACEYKAIDLNMEAKTMTVNVGAIIWATGWNSYDMAKISNYGGGRYENMISNIMMERMASLTGPTGGKIIRPSDNAEPKKIAFVQCAGSRDQNYQKACSSVCCMATLKQVNYVREQNPDADITIYFMDIRAMGKHEDYYQKVMEKEVKLIKGKPSEIKENPDNKNLIVLSEDQFTQEITTLEYDMVVLATGMAPATAEDKVPAELNYDVDGFLIAGPPTPGIYGAGCTRKPGDVASSVQDATAAALKAIQSTVRR; encoded by the coding sequence ATGGAGAATAAAACTATATTAGTGGTAGGTGGAGGTATCAGTGGGATTACTGCCGCCACCGAGGCAGCAGAGGCCGGTTGTGAAGTCTTTTTAGTGGAAAAGAATTCCTACCTGGGCGGCAAGGTATCGCAAATTAACCAGTACTTCCCCAAAATGTGCCCTCCTAACTGCGGCTTGGAAATTAACTTCCAGCGCATTAAAAAGAACCCCAGAATTAAGGTGCTAACGCTTGCAGAGGTGGAAAGCATTTCGGGTTCAGAGGGCAATTTTGATGTTAACATTAAGTTAAACCCCCGTTTTGTAAACGGTAACTGCACAGGCTGCAACAAATGCACCGAAGTGTGTCCTGTCGAGCGTGCCAACGACTTTAACTTTGGCTTAGACAAAACCAAGGCCATTTACTTGGCTCATCCCTTTGCTTTCCCCATGAAGTATGTTATAGATGCCAAGGCCTGTGAGGGTGCTTCCTGTGGTAAGTGTGTTGAAGCATGTGAATATAAGGCCATAGATTTAAACATGGAAGCTAAAACAATGACTGTTAATGTCGGTGCCATCATTTGGGCTACCGGCTGGAATTCCTATGATATGGCCAAAATCAGCAACTACGGCGGCGGTCGCTATGAGAATATGATATCTAATATCATGATGGAGCGTATGGCTTCACTGACCGGCCCCACCGGAGGTAAAATTATACGCCCTTCAGACAATGCTGAGCCCAAGAAAATAGCCTTTGTTCAATGTGCCGGTTCCCGGGATCAGAATTATCAAAAGGCTTGCTCATCGGTATGCTGTATGGCTACCCTAAAACAGGTTAACTATGTGCGGGAACAAAATCCTGATGCCGACATTACCATTTACTTCATGGATATAAGGGCCATGGGTAAGCATGAAGACTACTACCAAAAGGTAATGGAGAAAGAGGTTAAGCTGATAAAAGGTAAGCCCAGTGAAATCAAAGAAAACCCAGACAATAAGAACCTAATTGTACTGTCTGAAGATCAGTTTACTCAGGAAATTACCACTCTGGAATATGATATGGTTGTACTGGCCACCGGAATGGCCCCGGCAACTGCTGAAGACAAGGTGCCTGCAGAGTTAAATTATGATGTAGACGGTTTTCTCATTGCCGGACCTCCAACACCTGGCATTTACGGCGCCGGCTGCACACGGAAGCCTGGCGATGTAGCATCTTCAGTACAGGATGCCACCGCTGCAGCGCTGAAGGCTATACAATCTACGGTGAGGAGGTAA
- a CDS encoding hydrogenase iron-sulfur subunit: MDKKIGVYICTGCGIGEAVDVDALAKVATKEYKVPVCKTDSFLCGSEGVDLIKADIEGEGINTIVIAACSNRVNNDVFNFGSDKIVERANLREQVAWVHEADDEDTTMLGEDVIRMACVKAKAVELPDPYVVENVSKAILVVGGGMAGITAALESAKAGYKTVLVEKEATLGGWLNKLYKVTPLGAPYTDIEDPNVEARVKELEDNPNVTIYTSAKIVKIEGAPGMFDATIAANGSEVAERVGAIVLASGAVPVDNAKLDYLGYGQYKNVITHAEFEEMAKNGKIVRPSDGQEAKKVAFIQCAGSRDKDRLPYCSAACCVETLKQATYLSELNSDAIAYIFYKDIRASGTYEHFYEKVQGTGAVFIKGDITGMSEAGDGTLNLESEDVLLGGKASLEGVDLVVLATGMVPTTAFGKEVVIETEAEDEAAAAKEEEEEKATPDTIIASDILNLGYRQGPELPTLKYGFPDSHFICFPYETRRTGIYACGTVRAPMDMAKAITDATGAALKAIQCVEATAVGAAVHPRSGDLSYPDFNLNRCTQCKRCTEECPFGAINEDEKTNPLPNPTRCRRCGTCMGACPERIISFKNYSVPMIGNMIKAIEIPEEDEEKPRILVFACENDAIPALDMAGINRAKYNPWVRIVPVRCLGSLNLVWIADAMSNGFDGVLLMGCRHGEDYQCHFMKGSELAEIRLSKVSETLDRLGLESERVRTAEVNIMDFLEVPKLLDQFAEDLDELGPNPMKDF; the protein is encoded by the coding sequence ATGGACAAAAAGATTGGAGTTTATATCTGTACTGGCTGTGGTATCGGGGAAGCTGTTGATGTAGACGCCCTAGCCAAAGTAGCCACTAAAGAATATAAGGTTCCAGTTTGTAAAACAGATTCCTTCCTCTGTGGTTCCGAAGGCGTTGATTTAATTAAAGCCGATATCGAAGGCGAAGGTATTAATACCATCGTTATTGCTGCATGCTCGAACCGGGTTAACAATGATGTGTTTAATTTCGGCAGCGACAAAATTGTAGAGCGTGCCAATTTAAGAGAGCAGGTTGCCTGGGTTCACGAGGCGGATGATGAAGATACCACCATGTTGGGTGAAGACGTAATTCGTATGGCATGTGTAAAGGCCAAAGCAGTTGAATTACCGGACCCTTATGTTGTTGAAAATGTTTCTAAGGCCATATTAGTGGTCGGTGGCGGTATGGCAGGTATCACCGCTGCCCTGGAATCTGCCAAGGCCGGTTACAAAACTGTGCTGGTGGAAAAAGAGGCTACCTTAGGTGGCTGGCTAAACAAACTGTATAAGGTAACCCCCTTGGGCGCCCCCTATACTGACATAGAGGATCCCAACGTTGAAGCCAGGGTTAAGGAACTGGAGGATAACCCCAACGTTACCATATACACCTCTGCTAAAATTGTTAAGATTGAAGGCGCCCCGGGTATGTTTGATGCCACCATTGCAGCCAACGGCAGTGAAGTGGCTGAAAGGGTGGGTGCCATTGTGCTGGCTTCCGGCGCTGTGCCCGTAGACAATGCTAAATTGGATTACTTGGGTTATGGCCAGTACAAGAACGTTATTACCCATGCCGAATTTGAGGAAATGGCAAAGAACGGTAAGATTGTGCGCCCATCAGATGGGCAAGAGGCCAAAAAAGTTGCCTTTATCCAGTGTGCCGGTTCCAGGGATAAAGATCGCTTACCATACTGTTCTGCCGCCTGCTGTGTTGAAACCTTAAAACAAGCGACCTATCTAAGTGAATTAAACAGCGATGCCATTGCTTATATCTTCTATAAAGATATTCGTGCTTCCGGTACCTACGAACATTTCTATGAGAAGGTGCAAGGAACCGGTGCAGTATTTATTAAGGGCGATATCACCGGCATGAGTGAGGCCGGGGACGGAACCCTTAATCTGGAATCAGAAGATGTGCTCTTGGGTGGAAAGGCCAGCCTTGAAGGGGTTGACCTGGTGGTCTTGGCCACCGGTATGGTGCCCACAACAGCCTTTGGTAAAGAAGTTGTGATTGAAACAGAAGCAGAGGATGAAGCTGCGGCTGCCAAAGAGGAAGAAGAAGAAAAGGCAACACCGGATACCATTATAGCTTCGGATATTCTGAATTTGGGATACAGACAGGGTCCTGAATTGCCTACCCTCAAGTATGGGTTCCCGGATTCACACTTTATTTGCTTCCCATATGAAACACGGCGGACCGGAATATACGCCTGCGGTACCGTACGTGCCCCGATGGACATGGCTAAGGCAATAACCGATGCCACCGGTGCTGCATTGAAGGCTATCCAATGCGTTGAAGCTACCGCCGTGGGTGCGGCAGTACACCCAAGGAGCGGTGATTTGTCTTACCCAGATTTTAACTTAAATCGCTGCACCCAGTGTAAACGGTGTACAGAAGAGTGCCCATTCGGAGCTATTAACGAAGATGAGAAAACAAACCCGCTACCGAACCCCACCCGCTGCAGAAGATGTGGTACCTGCATGGGTGCATGTCCGGAACGGATTATCTCCTTCAAGAACTACTCAGTACCGATGATCGGCAATATGATTAAAGCCATTGAAATACCGGAAGAAGATGAAGAAAAACCAAGAATTCTGGTATTTGCCTGTGAAAACGACGCCATTCCGGCCTTGGATATGGCCGGTATCAACCGTGCCAAGTACAATCCATGGGTTCGTATAGTACCTGTCAGATGTCTGGGCTCACTGAACCTGGTATGGATTGCCGACGCAATGAGTAACGGATTTGACGGCGTACTGCTGATGGGTTGCAGGCATGGTGAAGATTACCAGTGCCACTTCATGAAGGGTAGCGAACTGGCAGAGATTCGTCTGTCCAAGGTGTCAGAAACACTGGACCGTCTGGGCTTAGAATCTGAGCGTGTTCGCACCGCTGAAGTGAATATCATGGACTTCCTGGAAGTACCAAAATTATTAGACCAGTTTGCTGAAGATCTAGATGAGCTGGGTCCAAACCCAATGAAGGACTTTTAA
- a CDS encoding HD-GYP domain-containing protein has translation MRKIGIEFLKEGMKVARPVYNNNGQVLLNAGVLLNKKYISKLKELNIPALYIDDGLLPELEVDDIIAEETRVKAITTVKNIMNKASNCKMSKNIIIPEAVLDSINDILDDLLNNKNIMVNLTDIRSNDDYVFGHSVNVCVLALITGIAMGFPRKKLIDLAVGAILHDIGKMWVPKEILNKPGKLTREEFEVVKKHSEWGYEILRNKANVSIISCAAVYQHHERYNGQGYPQGLVGDQIHELAQIIGLVDMYDAVASNRVYRKAFPAHEAFELIAASGDYLFRYDIVEAFLDHVAAYPAGTLVLLNTGEHAVVVETPVGMSLRPKVKLLYDAEGNPITEKVYINLSEVVNITIKRLLEDDEIAALKRATS, from the coding sequence TTGAGAAAAATAGGCATTGAATTTTTAAAAGAAGGCATGAAGGTAGCTCGACCGGTTTACAATAACAACGGCCAGGTGTTGTTAAATGCCGGCGTGCTACTAAATAAAAAATACATCTCTAAACTTAAAGAGTTAAATATACCGGCTCTTTATATTGATGATGGTTTACTTCCCGAGCTGGAAGTGGATGATATAATTGCTGAAGAAACCAGGGTTAAGGCCATCACTACCGTTAAGAACATAATGAATAAAGCGTCCAATTGTAAAATGTCTAAAAACATTATTATACCGGAGGCTGTTTTAGATTCTATTAATGATATACTGGATGATTTGTTAAACAATAAAAATATAATGGTAAACTTAACAGATATTCGCAGCAACGATGACTACGTTTTTGGTCATTCTGTAAATGTTTGTGTCTTGGCCTTGATCACCGGTATAGCAATGGGTTTTCCACGGAAGAAATTAATAGATTTGGCGGTGGGGGCCATATTGCACGACATTGGTAAAATGTGGGTACCCAAGGAAATATTGAATAAGCCAGGGAAATTGACAAGGGAAGAATTTGAGGTTGTTAAAAAGCATTCAGAATGGGGTTATGAAATTTTAAGAAATAAGGCCAATGTAAGTATTATATCCTGTGCTGCCGTATATCAACATCATGAGCGTTATAACGGTCAAGGTTACCCCCAGGGTTTGGTGGGTGATCAAATTCATGAACTGGCTCAAATCATTGGTTTGGTGGATATGTATGATGCAGTGGCATCTAATCGGGTATATAGAAAGGCATTCCCGGCCCACGAGGCCTTTGAATTGATAGCTGCTTCCGGCGACTATCTCTTTAGATATGATATTGTTGAAGCCTTTTTAGATCACGTGGCTGCATACCCGGCAGGTACCCTGGTGCTGCTAAATACAGGAGAACATGCCGTGGTGGTGGAAACCCCGGTGGGAATGTCTTTACGCCCTAAGGTAAAATTGCTTTATGATGCAGAGGGAAACCCCATAACCGAGAAGGTTTATATAAATTTAAGTGAGGTAGTTAATATAACTATTAAGCGATTGTTGGAGGACGATGAAATAGCGGCTTTGAAAAGAGCAACTTCATAA
- a CDS encoding S1C family serine protease, giving the protein MPKTSKSKFSIIFTVLLVILLVFAAGCTKEGNNEQSENKNSQPPISEGVEMSLPGVGPNTIAEIVEAASPAVVKIETVVIEETQNPFLNDPFFRQFFGVPQQPQYQERTGLGSGFIISQEGYILTNEHVVDGAKEIQVRIKGRDKPVPAKVIGADFDLDLAVLKIPGSKDLPTLKMGSSEQIRVGNWVIAIGSPYGLEDTVTVGVISAKERPVSVQDRHYKHLLQTDASINPGNSGGPLLNLQGEVVGINTAVNAQAQGIGFAIPTSTVKEVLDDLIEEGRVVRPWMGVQIQTVTPDLAQYFRLNQDWGVVITMVLRGSPAEKSGLKTGDVIVALDGERVENTDKLTDIVRAKQVGDPLEVEIIRDGKRAQVKLIVEERPADSR; this is encoded by the coding sequence ATGCCTAAGACTTCAAAAAGCAAGTTTTCTATCATCTTTACCGTCTTATTGGTTATATTACTTGTGTTTGCTGCCGGTTGCACCAAGGAAGGTAATAATGAACAGTCCGAAAACAAGAACAGCCAACCGCCCATCAGTGAAGGCGTTGAAATGTCACTGCCGGGGGTGGGGCCAAATACCATTGCTGAAATAGTTGAAGCAGCCAGTCCCGCTGTGGTTAAAATTGAAACGGTGGTCATAGAAGAGACCCAAAATCCCTTTCTTAATGATCCCTTTTTTAGACAATTCTTCGGTGTACCCCAACAGCCCCAATATCAAGAACGTACAGGCCTTGGGTCGGGGTTTATAATATCCCAGGAGGGCTATATTTTAACCAATGAGCATGTGGTGGACGGTGCCAAGGAAATACAGGTGAGGATTAAGGGCAGGGATAAACCTGTGCCGGCCAAGGTTATAGGTGCGGACTTTGATTTGGACTTAGCTGTGTTAAAAATACCGGGCTCTAAGGATTTGCCTACTCTAAAGATGGGCAGTTCAGAGCAAATTCGGGTGGGCAATTGGGTGATAGCCATTGGCAGTCCCTACGGCCTGGAAGACACAGTGACAGTGGGGGTAATAAGTGCCAAGGAACGTCCGGTTAGTGTGCAGGACCGCCACTATAAACACCTGCTGCAGACCGATGCATCCATTAACCCAGGCAATAGCGGCGGCCCCCTGTTGAATTTACAAGGAGAAGTTGTGGGGATAAATACGGCGGTAAATGCCCAGGCCCAGGGCATCGGATTTGCCATTCCCACCAGTACGGTTAAAGAAGTGTTGGACGATTTAATAGAAGAAGGACGTGTGGTGCGCCCTTGGATGGGTGTGCAGATACAAACGGTAACCCCTGACTTGGCTCAGTATTTCAGACTTAATCAGGACTGGGGAGTGGTCATAACCATGGTACTCAGAGGCAGCCCTGCGGAAAAGTCCGGCCTCAAAACCGGTGACGTGATTGTAGCCTTGGACGGTGAGCGGGTAGAGAATACTGATAAGCTCACCGATATTGTGCGGGCCAAGCAGGTGGGAGACCCGCTGGAGGTGGAAATAATCAGAGACGGTAAAAGGGCTCAGGTTAAGCTGATTGTTGAGGAGCGCCCGGCAGACAGCAGGTAA
- the larA gene encoding nickel-dependent lactate racemase, giving the protein MRIKLPYGKGFINAEIEDANLAGVLLPKTVNNRKPAHEIIATALSNPIGSPSLLQMAREMAPCSTAIIVSDITRPLPYRQLLPQIFSQLHRAGITRDKITIVIATGCHRPNSREETAEMLGREVANGYKIINHCCDSHLVKVGSLSDGTPLLINKTVAEARLKIALGTIIPHKMAGFSGGSKSILPGIAGRKTIEYNHAKLNHPQAKTGNWQNNPVRKQMDEAARMVGLNFILNVVTDIEDQLAYAVAGDVVQAWQTGVKHCLELNKVDVPHRCEAAIISCGGYPRDLNVYQAIKPMVNAAKVTAKGGTIVVCARCQEGYGDKIFSRWLKESNEAGDMIERFRRQFVLGGHKAYVLAKLVNDVEVVLVSDLSQKETELLYFNYKPNLARALEYLKEKHGPSYRAWLMPYAGLLLIE; this is encoded by the coding sequence ATGAGAATAAAACTTCCCTATGGTAAAGGCTTTATAAATGCAGAAATTGAGGATGCCAATCTTGCAGGTGTCTTGCTGCCGAAGACAGTTAATAATAGAAAGCCCGCCCATGAGATTATAGCCACTGCCCTGTCCAATCCCATTGGCAGCCCTTCGTTGTTGCAAATGGCCAGGGAAATGGCACCCTGCAGCACTGCCATCATTGTCAGTGATATAACCAGACCCCTTCCTTACCGCCAATTGTTACCGCAGATATTTTCTCAATTACACCGGGCAGGCATAACCAGGGACAAGATAACAATTGTAATAGCTACGGGCTGTCATCGCCCTAACAGCCGGGAAGAAACGGCGGAAATGCTTGGCAGGGAGGTGGCCAATGGCTATAAAATAATTAATCATTGCTGTGACAGCCACTTAGTTAAGGTAGGCAGTTTAAGTGACGGTACCCCCTTACTGATAAATAAAACTGTGGCTGAGGCCCGTTTGAAAATAGCCCTGGGCACTATCATTCCGCACAAAATGGCCGGTTTTTCCGGGGGATCCAAATCCATCTTGCCCGGAATAGCCGGCAGAAAAACCATTGAATATAACCATGCCAAGCTCAATCATCCCCAGGCAAAAACGGGCAATTGGCAAAATAACCCGGTTCGAAAACAAATGGATGAGGCTGCCAGAATGGTTGGTTTAAATTTTATTCTCAATGTAGTAACAGATATTGAAGACCAATTGGCATATGCGGTGGCCGGCGACGTGGTGCAGGCTTGGCAAACCGGGGTTAAACACTGTCTGGAGTTAAATAAGGTGGATGTGCCCCACAGGTGTGAAGCGGCCATCATCAGCTGTGGGGGTTACCCGCGGGATTTAAACGTGTATCAGGCCATAAAACCGATGGTTAACGCTGCCAAGGTAACCGCCAAAGGTGGAACCATAGTGGTATGTGCCCGCTGTCAGGAAGGTTATGGCGATAAAATTTTTAGTCGTTGGTTAAAGGAATCGAATGAGGCCGGTGATATGATCGAAAGGTTTAGACGGCAGTTTGTGCTGGGGGGCCACAAGGCCTATGTGTTGGCAAAGTTAGTGAATGATGTGGAAGTGGTATTGGTATCAGATTTGTCACAAAAGGAAACAGAATTACTGTACTTTAACTATAAGCCTAACCTAGCCAGGGCCCTAGAATACTTAAAGGAAAAACACGGCCCAAGCTATCGGGCCTGGCTAATGCCCTATGCAGGGCTCTTGTTAATAGAATAA
- a CDS encoding FeoA family protein yields MTLDKVKRGQQIVIRSIQNELARLQAVRFGLTEGAVVTCQEVVPAGPVVVRRAQQEIAIGRDIARGIDVELV; encoded by the coding sequence ATGACTCTTGATAAGGTAAAAAGAGGGCAGCAAATTGTAATCCGCAGCATTCAAAATGAACTGGCCCGCTTGCAAGCAGTCCGCTTTGGTTTAACAGAGGGAGCGGTGGTTACTTGTCAGGAAGTGGTTCCGGCAGGTCCGGTGGTGGTAAGGCGTGCACAGCAAGAAATTGCCATCGGCCGTGATATTGCCCGCGGTATTGATGTTGAGCTTGTATAA